Proteins co-encoded in one Malus sylvestris chromosome 9, drMalSylv7.2, whole genome shotgun sequence genomic window:
- the LOC126583315 gene encoding uncharacterized protein LOC126583315 — MNSLKASFDARASSTSPSSATSCSPVDSRSSKHFPSAPSSKICSSAEEVETTSRVTVEAQILLSFRAAASAKTARSIGALVKENGVKLEESLNVFKSDKFDSQSYVQSRCSLNQKDIRQLCSYLLDLKRASAEEMRRRVYANFSAFTRTFKEISDLERESYSLRNSSNYKDGEIRSDLWILVMGRTQTCMLPSGCDFGAAVV, encoded by the exons ATGAACTCTCTGAAAGCGAGCTTTGATGCTCGTGCATCCTCCACTTCGCCGTCTTCAGCCACTTCATGTTCTCCGGTAGATTCGCGAAGTTCAAAACATTTTCCGAGCGCACCTTCTTCCAAAATTTGCAGCTCAGCCGAGGAGGTAGAGACAACGTCGAGGGTGACGGTGGAGGCTCAGATTCTTTTGAGTTTCAGAGCTGCTG CTTCAGCGAAGACGGCCCGGTCGATAGGCGCGCTGGTTAAAGAGAATGGCGTCAAGCTCGAGGAAAGCCTCAATGTCTTCAAGTCTGACAAGTTCGATTCCCAGAGCTACGTCCAGTCACGATGCTCCCTCAACCAGAAGGATATAAGACAATTATGTTCATATCTTTTGGACTTAAAGAGAGCTTCGGCCGAGGAAATGCGTAGACGTGTTTATGCTAACTTTTCAGCCTTCACACGCACCTTCAAAGAGATATcagatttagagagagagagctacagCTTAAGAAATAGTAGCAATTACAAAGATGGAGAAATCAGATCAGATCTCTGGATATTGGTAATGGGAAGGACCCAAACGTGTATGCTTCCAAGTGGTTGTGACTTTGGTGCTGCAGTGGTGTAA